The Rheinheimera mangrovi genome contains the following window.
CAAACGCTCCAGCTCAGCCAGCAGTTTTGGTGGTTAAAAGCCGATGAAAAAAGTAGCTTGTGACGAGCGCCCTGGCTGGCGCTCTTATGCTGAATCTGTAGGTTTTGAGTTTCATACCTTTGATGGTGAACCTTATTGGGATGAAACAGGGTATTACCAGTTTAACCTGCGTCAAATCGAACAGGATTTAGAAGAACCGACCGAAGAGCTGCATCAAATGGCGTTGGGTTTAGTTGACGACGTTATTCGCGATGAAGAAAAGCTGCGCCAGTTAGCTATACCGGAAAAGTTCTGGGATTTTGTCGCAGACTCCTGGCGCAACAAAGCCCCGTCTTTATACGGCCGACTGGATTTAGTCTACGACGGCACAGGCCCGGCTAAATTGCTGGAACTGAATTACGACACGCCAACCTCTTTATTTGAAACAGGTTTTTTCCAGTGGGTATGGCTTGAAGATCAGATTATGCGTGGCAAGGTGCCACAAGGCGCCGATCAGTTTAACTCCCTGCAAGACCAGTTAGAGGCCGCCTTTGCCAACCTGCCTTTAGCGAATCCTTTGTATTTCGCTTCTGTTGCCAACAGCATCGAAGACAAGGGTACAGTGATGTATCTGATGGATATTGCCAGACAAGCAGGTGTCGACAGCCGGTTTATCGAACTGGAACAGTTAGGTGAAGCCAGTGGTCAACTGGTTGATTTGGACGGTTACGCCATAGGCGGCTTGTTTAAACTGTATCCGTGGGAATTTATGGTGCAGGAAGATTTTGCGTCCGTCATCTTAAGCAGTCAGACCCAATGGCTGGAACCGGGATGGAAAATGCTATTGTCGAACAAAGGCATATTGCCTTTGCTGTGGCAAAAACATCAGGGCCACCCCAACTTGCTGGAAAGCCATTTTGAACAAGCAGACCAAAGTTTTGGCGCAGGCTGGGTGCGTAAACCGCTGTTTTCCCGCGAAGGCGCGAATGTTGAATTAGTGACTCCAAACGGCGAAAAAGTCAGCGAACCAGGCCCATACGCCGATTCGCCTTTTATCCGCCAAAAATTCCAGCCGTTACCAAAATTTGGCGACAGTTACACCATGATTGGCAGTTGGGTCGTAGGCAACAGCGCCGCTGGTATTGGTATTCGTGAAGATAACTCCTTGATCACCAAAGACAGCTCCAGGTTTTTGCCGCACATTATATTGGATTGAGAATAATGCTCTGGTTGCTTTAGTAGCCAGAGCTATTAAGGTACCAGTGAAACACCCTTTGGCAGCGTCAAATACGCCAGCACCGCACTATCACGGCGAGAACTGTCCTGGTGATAGCCTTTGTTTCTATACAGTTGGCAGAACTGCAACGCATCGCCTTGTTGGTGCAAAAAATCATTCTGCTGCACAGCGGATAAAGCCTCACGCCATTTGGTTCCAGCCTCTGCAGGTGGTGGCGGTAAACTGGCAAGAATGCGCTCTGAAGCTACAAACTGGCTTTGGGTTGCTACTGCTAACATATCGTCCGACGCG
Protein-coding sequences here:
- a CDS encoding glutathionylspermidine synthase family protein, which produces MKKVACDERPGWRSYAESVGFEFHTFDGEPYWDETGYYQFNLRQIEQDLEEPTEELHQMALGLVDDVIRDEEKLRQLAIPEKFWDFVADSWRNKAPSLYGRLDLVYDGTGPAKLLELNYDTPTSLFETGFFQWVWLEDQIMRGKVPQGADQFNSLQDQLEAAFANLPLANPLYFASVANSIEDKGTVMYLMDIARQAGVDSRFIELEQLGEASGQLVDLDGYAIGGLFKLYPWEFMVQEDFASVILSSQTQWLEPGWKMLLSNKGILPLLWQKHQGHPNLLESHFEQADQSFGAGWVRKPLFSREGANVELVTPNGEKVSEPGPYADSPFIRQKFQPLPKFGDSYTMIGSWVVGNSAAGIGIREDNSLITKDSSRFLPHIILD